The Candida albicans SC5314 chromosome 5, complete sequence genome includes a region encoding these proteins:
- the TIF5 gene encoding translation initiation factor eIF5 (Putative translation initiation factor; repressed upon phagocytosis by murine macrophage; Spider biofilm repressed) — protein MSFINICRDNTDPFYRYKMPPLQSKTEGRGNGIKTAIVNLAEVARALNRPPAYLVKFFGYELGAQTQILNDRYLVNGAHDSNELQDSLDGFINKFVLCGSCKNPETEIVLKGKDSLERDCKACGKISMIDPKHKLYSFIVKNPPDNKKGKKSATATANVVGGGKSISDIASGHNGQGGEPGNNNNNNNNGGGANGENGENGEGYDEDDEDDDLLAKKINAEVAQLKAMEIKDDEWAVDMSQEAIAARARELEGLSLQNNKFDEFGEWLLKESNGSKDDLPSDVEIYKRIVELEIADTPETLQVLGQVLFDDDIINQIEPHVGLLTKLINGDEEFEKALLGGLERFFGLEKPNLIPQIPKILHGFYDRDLISEEVLIKWGSKVSKKYVPKDVSKKVRKAAKPFVKWLQEAEEEEEEESDDE, from the coding sequence ATGTCATTTATTAACATTTGTCGTGATAACACGGATCCTTTCTACCGTTATAAAATGCCTCCACTTCAATCAAAAACTGAAGGTAGAGGTAATGGTATTAAAACTGCTATTGTCAATTTAGCTGAAGTTGCTCGAGCTTTAAATCGTCCACCAGCTTATTTAGTCAAGTTTTTCGGTTATGAATTAGGTGCTCAAACccaaattttaaatgataGATATTTAGTTAATGGAGCACATGATTCAAATGAATTACAAGATTCATTAGATggttttattaataaatttgttttatgTGGATCTTGTAAAAACCCGGAAAcagaaattgttttaaaagGGAAAGATTCATTAGAAAGAGATTGTAAAGCATGTGGTAAAATTTCTATGATTGATCCAAAACataaattatattcatttattgttaaaaatCCACCCGATAATAAAAAGGGTAAAAAATCCGCTACTGCAACTGCTAatgttgttggtggtggtaaatCCATTTCCGATATTGCTTCTGGTCATAATGGTCAAGGAGGTGAACCtggaaataataataataataataataatggtggtggtgccAATGGTGAAAATGGTGAAAATGGTGAAGGttatgatgaagatgatgaagatgatgatttattagctaaaaaaattaatgcTGAAGTGGCACAATTAAAAGCCATGgaaattaaagatgatgaaTGGGCTGTTGATATGTCACAAGAAGCAATTGCTGCTAGAGCAAGAGAATTAGAAGGTTTATCattacaaaataataaatttgatgaatttggtGAATGGTTATTAAAAGAATCTAATGGATCAAAAGATGATTTACCTTCTGATGTCGAAATATATAAACgtattgttgaattagaAATTGCTGATACTCCAGAAACTTTACAAGTTTTAGGTCAagtattatttgatgatgatataataaatcaaattgaaccTCATGTTGGTTTATTaactaaattaattaatggtgatgaagaatttgaaaaagctTTATTAGGTGGTTTGGAAAgattttttggtttagaaaaaccaaatttaattccccaaattccaaaaatatTACATGGATTTTATGATCGTGATTTAATAAGTGAAGaagttttaattaaatGGGGTTCTAAAGTTTCTAAAAAATACGTTCCAAAAGATGTTTCTAAAAAAGTTAGAAAAGCTGCTAAACCATTTGTTAAATGGTTACAAGAagctgaagaagaagaagaagaagaaagtgatgatgaataa
- the INT1 gene encoding Int1p (Protein structurally similar to alpha-subunit of human leukocyte integrin; role in morphogenesis, adhesion, and mouse cecal colonization and systemic virulence; similar to S. cerevisiae Bud4; Hap43-induced gene): protein MQTSISTTTIEDHLHHYSPEESQKLLSRESSINTDLFKHENESVDLLLKEMNSTPSKLLPIDKHSHLQLQPQSSSASIFNSPTKPLNFPRTNSKPSLDPNSSSDTYTSEQDQEKGKEEKKDTAFQTSFDRNFDLDNSIDIQQTIQHQQQQPQQQQQLPQTDNNLIDEFSFQTPMTSTLDLTKQNPTVDKINENHAPTYINTSPNKSIMKKATPKASPKKVAFTATNPEIHHYPDNRVEEEDQSQQKEDSVEPPSIQHQWKDPSQFNYSDEDTNASVPPTPPLHTTKPTFAQLLNKNNEVNSEPEALTDMKLKHENFSNLSLDEKVNLYLSPTNNNNSKNVSDMDSHLQNLQDASKNKTNENIHNLSFALKAPKNDIENPLNSLTNADISLRSSGSSQSSLQSLRDDNRVLESTPGSPKKVNPGLSLNDGIKGFSDEVVESLLPRDLSRDKLETTKENDAPEHNNENFIDAKSTNTNKGQLLVSSDDHLDSFDRSYNHTEQSILNLLNSASQSQISLNALEKQKQIQEQEQTQAAEPEEETSFSDNIKVKQEPKSNLEFVKVTIKKEPVSATEIKAPKREFSSRILRIKNEDEIAEPADIHPKKENEANSHVEDTDALLKKALNDDEESDTTQNSTKMSIRFHIDSDWKLEDSNDGDREDNDDISRFEKSDILNDVSQTSDIIGDKYGNSSSEITTKTLAPPRSDNNDKENSKSFEDPANNESSQQQLEVPHTKEDDSILANSSNIAPPEELTLPVVEANDYSSFNDVTKTFDAYSSFEESLSREHETDSKPINFISIWHKQEKQKKHQIHKVPTKQIIASYQQYKNEQESRVTSDKVKIPNAIQSKKFKEVNVMSRRVVSPDMDDLNVSQFLPELSEDSGFKDLNFANYSNNTNRPRSFTPLSTKNVLSNIDNDPNVVEPPEPKSYAEIRNARRLSANKAAPNQAPPLPPQRQPSSTRSNSNKRVSRFRVPTFEIRRTSSALAPCDMYNDIFDDFGAGSKPTIKAEGMKTLPSMDKDDVKRILNAKKGVTQDEYINAKLVDQKPKKNSIVTDPEDRYEELQQTASIHNATIDSSIYGRPDSISTDMLPYLSDELKKPPTALLSADRLFMEQEVHPLRSNSVLVHPGAGAATNSSMLPEPDFELINSPTRNVSNNSDNVAISGNASTISFNQLDMNFDDQATIGQKIQEQPASKSANTVRGDDDGLASAPETPRTPTKKESISSKPAKLSSASPRKSPIKIGSPVRVIKKNGSIAGIEPIPKATHKPKKSFQGNEISNHKVRDGGISPSSGSEHQQHNPSMVSVPSQYTDATSTVPDENKDVQHKPREKQKQKHHHRHHHHKQKTDIPGVVDDEIPDVGLQERGKLFFRVLGIKNINLPDINTHKGRFTLTLDNGVHCVTTPEYNMDDHNVAIGKEFELTVADSLEFILTLKASYEKPRGTLVEVTEKKVVKSRNRLSRLFGSKDIITTTKFVPTEVKDTWANKFAPDGSFARCYIDLQQFEDQITGKALQFDLNCFNEWETMSNGNQPMKRGKPYKIAQLEVKMLYVPRSDPREILPTSIRSAYESINELNNEQNNYFEGYLHQEGGDCPIFKKRFFKLMGTSLLAHSEISHKTRAKINLSKVVDLIYVDKENIDRSNHRNFSDVLLLDHAFKIKFANGELIDFCAPNKHEMKIWIQNLQEIIYRNRFRRQPWVNLMLQQQQQQQSSQQ from the exons atGCAAACCTCAATATCAACGACAACAATAGAAGATCATCTTCACCACTACTCCCCGGAAGAATCACAGAAATTGTTATCTCGAGAATCCAGTATTAACACAGATTTATTTAAACATGAGAATG aaTCAGTAGATCTATTgttaaaagaaatgaacTCAACTCCAAGTAAATTATTACCGATAGATAAACATTCTCATTTACAATTACAGCCTCAATCGTCCTCGGcatcaatatttaattCCCCAACAAAACCATTGAATTTCCCCAGAACAAATTCCAAGCCGAGTTTAGATCCAAATTCAAGCTCTGATACCTACACTAGCGAACAAGATCAAGAGAAAGggaaagaagagaaaaaggaCACAGCCTTTCAAACATCTTTTGATAGAAATTTTGATCTTGATAATTCAATCGATATacaacaaacaattcaacatcagcaacaacagccacaacaacaacaacaactccCACAAACCGacaataatttaattgatgaattttcttttcaaacaCCGATGACTTCGACTTTAGACCTAACCAAACAAAATCCAACTGTGGACAAGATAAATGAAAATCATGCACCAACTTATATAAATACCTCCCccaacaaatcaataatgaaaaaggCAACTCCTAAAGCGTCACCTAAAAAAGTTGCATTTACTGCAACTAATCCCgaaattcatcattatccAGATAATAGAGTCGAGGAAGAAGATCAAAGtcaacaaaaagaagattCTGTTGAGCCACCCTCAATACAACATCAATGGAAAGACCCTtctcaattcaattattctGATGAAGATACAAATGCTTCAGTTccaccaacaccaccacttCATACGACGAAACCTACTTTTGCGCAattattgaacaaaaacaacGAAGTCAATCTGGAACCAGAGGCATTGACAGATATGAAATTAAAGCACGAAAATTTCAgcaatttatcattagatGAAAAAGTCAATTTATATCTTAGTCCcactaataataacaatagtaaGAATGTGTCAGATATGGATCTGCATTTACAAAACTTGCAAGACGCTTcgaaaaacaaaactaatgaaaatattcaCAATTTGTCATTTGCTTTAAAAGCACCAAagaatgatattgaaaaccCATTAAACTCATTGACTAACGCAGATATTCTGTTAAGATCATCTGGATCATCACAATCGTCATTACAATCTTTGAGGGATGACAATCGTGTCTTAGAATCAACGCCTGGGTCACCTAAGAAGGTTAATCCTGGATTGTCTTTAAATGACGGTATAAAGGGGTTCTCTGATGAGGTTGTTGAATCATTACTTCCTCGTGACTTATCTCGAGACAAATTAGAGActacaaaagaaaatgatgcACCAGAACACAACAATGAGAATTTTATTGATGCTAAATCGACTAATACCAATAAGGGACAACTCTTAGTATCATCTGATGATCATTTGGACTCTTTTGATAGATCCTATAACCACACtgaacaatcaattttaaatcttTTGAATAGTGCATCACAATCACAAATTTCGTTAAATGCAttagaaaaacaaaagcaaatacaggaacaagaacaaacaCAAGCAGCAGAGcctgaagaagaaacttCGTTTAGTGATAATATCAAAGTTAAACAAGAGCCAAAGAGCAATTTGGAGTTTGTCAAGGTTACCATCAAGAAAGAACCAGTTCTGGCCACGGAAATAAAAGCTCCAAAAAGAGAATTTTCAAGTCGAATAttaagaataaaaaatgaagatgaaattgcCGAACCAGCTGATATTCATcctaaaaaagaaaatgaagcAAACAGTCATGTCGAAGATACTGATGCATTGTTGAAGAAAGCActtaatgatgatgaggaaTCTGACACGACCCAAAACTCAACGAAAATGTCAATTCGTTTTCATATTGATAGTGATTGGAAATTGGAAGACAGCAATGATGGCGATAGAGAAGACAATGATGATATTTCTCGTTTTGAGAAATCAGACATTTTGAACGACGTATCACAGACTTCTGATATTATTGGTGACAAATATGGAAACTCATCAAGTGAAATAACCACCAAAACATTAGCACCCCCAAGATCAGACAACAATGACAAGGAGAATTCTAAATCTTTTGAAGATCCAGCTAATAATGAATCATcgcaacaacaattggaGGTACCGCATACAAAAGAAGATGATAGCATTTTAGCCAACTCGTCCAATATTGCTCCACCTGAAGAATTGACTTTGCCCGTAGTGGAAGCAAATGATTATTCATCTTTTAATGACGTGACCAAGACTTTTGATGCATACTCAAGCTTTGAAGAGTCATTATCTAGAGAGCACGAAACTGATTCGAAaccaattaatttcatATCAATTTGGcataaacaagaaaagcAGAAGAAACATCAAATTCATAAAGTTCCAACTAAACAGATCATTGCTAGTTAtcaacaatacaaaaacGAACAAGAATCTCGTGTTACTAGTGATAAAGTGAAAATCCCAAATGCCATACAATCCAAGAAATTCAAAGAGGTAAATGTCATGTCAAGAAGAGTTGTTAGTCCAGACATGGATGATTTGAATGTATCTCAATTTTTACCAGAATTATCTGAAGACTCTGGATTTAaggatttgaattttgcCAACTACTCCAATAACACCAACAGACCAAGAAGTTTTACTCCATTGAGCACTAAAAATGTCTTGTCGAATATTGATAACGATCCTAATGTTGTTGAACCTCCTGAACCGAAATCATATGCTGAAATTAGAAATGCTAGACGGTTATCAGCTAATAAGGCAGCGCCAAATCAGGCACCACCATTGCCACCACAACGACAACCATCTTCGACTCGttccaattcaaataaacGAGTGTCCAGATTTAGAGTTCCcacatttgaaattagaagaaCTTCTTCAGCATTAGCACCTTGTGACATGtataatgatatttttgatgattttggtgCGGGTTCTAAACCAACTATAAAGGCAGAAGGAATGAAAACATTGCCAAGTATGGATAAAGATGATGTCAAGAGGATTTTGAATGCAAAGAAAGGTGTGACTCAAGATGAATATATAAATGCCAAACTTGTTGATCAAAAACCTAAaaagaattcaattgtCACCGATCCCGAAGACCGATATGAAGAATTACAACAAACTGCCTCTATACACAATGCCACCATTGATTCAAGTATTTATGGCCGACCAGACTCCATTTCTACCGACATGTTGCCTTATCTTagtgatgaattgaaaaaaccaCCTACGGCTTTATTATCTGCTGATCGTTTGTTTATGGAACAAGAAGTACATCCGTTAAGATCAAACTCTGTTTTGGTTCACCCAGGGGCAGGAGCAGCAActaattcttcaatgtTACCAGAGCcagattttgaattaatcaattcacCTACTAGAAATGTGCTGAACAACAGTGATAATGTCGCCATCAGTGGTAATGCTAGTACTATTAGTTTCAACCAATTGGATATGAATTTTGATGACCAAGCTACAATTGGTCAAAAAATCCAAGAGCAACCTGCTTCAAAATCCGCCAATACTGTTcgtggtgatgatgatggatTGGCCAGTGCACCTGAAACACCAAGAACTCCTACCAAAAAGGAGTCCATATCAAGCAAGCCTGCCAAGCTTTCTTCTGCCTCCCCTAGAAAATCACCAATTAAGATTGGTTCACCAGTTCGAGTTATTAAGAAAAATGGATCAATTGCTGGCATTGAACCAATACCAAAAGCCACTCACAAACCGAAGAAATCATTCCAAGGAAACGAGATTTCAAACCATAAAGTACGAGATGGTGGAATTTCACCAAGCTCCGGATCAGAGCATCAACAGCATAATCCTAGTATGGTTTCTGTTCCTTCACAGTATACTGATGCTACTTCAACGGTTCCAGATGAAAACAAAGATGTTCAACACAAGCCTCGTGAAAAGCAAAAGCAAAAGCATCACCATCgccatcatcatcataaacaaaaaactgATATTCCGggtgttgttgatgatgaaattcCTGATGTAGGATTGCAAGAACGAGGAAAATTATTCTTTAGAGTTTTAGGAATTAAGAATATCAATTTACCCGATATTAATACTCACAAGGGAAGATTCACTTTAACGTTGGATAATGGAGTGCATTGTGTTACTACACCAGAATACAACATGGACGACCATAATGTTGCCATAGGTAAAGAATTTGAGTTGACAGTTGCTGATTCATTAGAGTTTATTTTAACTTTGAAGGCATCATATGAAAAACCTCGTGGTACATTAGTAGAAGTGACTGAAAAGAAAGTTGtcaaatcaagaaatagATTGAGTCGATTATTTGGATCGAAAGATATTATCACCACGACAAAGTTTGTGCCCACTGAAGTCAAAGATACCTGGGCTAATAAGTTTGCTCCTGATGGTTCATTTGCTAGATGTTACATTGATTTGCAACAATTTGAAGACCAAATCACCGGTAAAGCATTACAGTTTGATctcaattgttttaatgaATGGGAAACCATGAGTAATGGCAATCAACCAATGAAAAGAGGCAAACCTTATAAGATTGCTCAATTGGAAGTTAAAATGTTGTATGTTCCACGATCAGATCCAAGAGAAATACTACCAACCAGTATTAGATCTGCATATGAAAGCATCAATGAATTAAACAATGAACAGAATAATTACTTTGAAGGTTATTTACATCAAGAAGGAGGTGATTGTCCAATTTTTAAGAAAcgttttttcaaattaatgGGTACTTCTTTATTGGCTCATAGTGAAATATCTCATAAAACTAGAgccaaaattaatttatcaaaagttgttgatttgatttatgttgataaagaaaacattGATCGTTCCAATCATCGAAATTTCAGTGATGTGTTATTGTTGGATCATGcattcaaaatcaaatttgcTAATGGTgagttgattgatttttgtgCTCCTAATAAACACGAAATGAAAATATGGattcaaaatttacaagaaattaTCTATAGAAATCGGTTCAGACGTCAACCATGGGTAAATTTGATgcttcaacaacaacaacaacaacaaagcTCCCAACAGTAA
- a CDS encoding uncharacterized protein (Ortholog(s) have mRNA binding activity and role in cellular protein complex localization, establishment of mitochondrion localization, nuclear-transcribed mRNA catabolic process, deadenylation-dependent decay), whose product MLDELPELSYDYLGNTIVQKLFTLVESSLVKLMMVKEVAPYLTQLGIHKNGTWAIQKIINLCHSDYQQMYLIGASLKPYAVKLFNDQFGNYVIQGCIKFGSPFNDFVFEAMLDNFLEISVGRFGARCIRTILESCHDSSSTSPVTNEQVLLVAGLIIEFANELAVNSNGSLLITWYLDTFKDCDSKIELLMSKFLPNIRALCVHKLANLTVLKILNNRIDDKSRVATMDAIFNNKETLEYILQESDNSNTTAGPLFIYKILSNPTLADLVNQHIPTIRKILMELNIVNFQNYKKLMDEVGISSTRIGRNGSTKRNGATNGSSRRGGNMRGNKQDGYVTQVPPPPPQQQQQQQQQQYFVQGISNPPASLQQGQHSPIKPQLQQQQQQQQRSGSPPFQNRYIPMPQAPSQYNNVTPQMYMKQMYAQQQAQIQQQFYLQQQQQQQQQQQQQMSPQEFAVMQQLEQLSLSSAALGYNSNPGTPT is encoded by the coding sequence ATGCTTGATGAGTTGCCAGAATTGAGTTATGATTATTTGGGTAACACCATTGTACAAAAATTGTTTACTTTGGTTGAATCATCATTGGTTAAGTTGATGATGGTCAAAGAAGTTGCTCCTTATTTAACTCAATTGGGAATCCATAAAAATGGGACATGGgcaatacaaaaaattatcaatttatgtCATTCAGACTACCAACAGATGTATCTCATTGGTGCTAGTCTTAAGCCTTATGCAgttaaattgtttaatgaTCAATTTGGTAATTATGTGATTCAAGGTTGTATCAAATTTGGATCTCCATTCAATGACTTTGTGTTTGAAGCCATGTTGGATAATTTCTTGGAAATTAGTGTAGGGAGATTTGGTGCTCGTTGCATTCGTACTATATTGGAAAGTTGTCATGATTCAAGTAGTACTTCTCCGGTGACAAATGAACAAGTTTTATTGGTGGCAGGTTTGATTATAGAATTCGCCAATGAGTTAGCTGTCAATTCCAATGGATCGTTATTAATTACTTGGTATTTGGACACTTTTAAAGATTGTGATTcgaaaattgaattattaatgtCAAAATTTTTACCAAATATAAGGGCTCTTTGTGTGCATAAATTGGCCAACTTGACggtattaaaaattttgaataatagaattgatgataaatcaaGAGTGGCAACAATGGATGctattttcaacaataaagaaaCTTTGGAATATATTTTACAAGAGAGTGATAATAGTAATACTACTGCTGGTCCACTTTTTATCTATAAAATTTTGAGCAATCCTACTTTAGCCGATTTGGTTAACCAACATATCCCCACCATACGTAAAATTTTAATGGAATTGAATATTGttaatttccaaaattatAAGAAATTAATGGATGAGGTTGGTATTTCAAGTACAAGAATTGGTAGAAATGGCAGTACTAAAAGAAATGGTGCTACTAATGGCAGTAGTAGAAGAGGAGGGAATATGAGAGGAAACAAGCAAGATGGATATGTTACACAGGTGCCACCACCGCCAccacaacagcaacagcaacagcaacagcagcaatATTTTGTCCAAGGAATTTCTAATCCACCAGCTTCTTTACAACAAGGTCAACACTCCCCAATAAAACCTCAGcttcaacaacagcagcagcaacagcagcGTCTGGGATCTCCACCATTCCAAAATAGATATATTCCAATGCCACAAGCTCCCCTGCAATATAATAATGTTACACCACAAATGTATATGAAACAGATGTATgctcaacaacaagcacaaattcaacaacaattttatttacaacaacaacaacagcagcagcaacaacaacaacaacagatGCTGCCACAAGAGTTTGCAGTTATGCAACAATTGGaacaattatcattaaGTTCAGCTGCATTAGGATATAATTCCAATCCTGGAACTCCAACTTAA
- a CDS encoding uncharacterized protein (Has domain(s) with predicted nucleotide binding activity), translating to MNTGSSQDSIPIDNISLGLSTSPLNTISSGGSDSTIGHLNTPPTSRARSGSLFSIWNEPSVNHNNNVSHSHEMATSTSRNRSYTTTAALPSITIDSFSESLQKSSAPRVSTSPFISVPNNDMIILDNFQTNLPRLRSQTISGTPISSQSTLPHPSESLNAPHHFPQVFETVSSNPSSASILPYNQSPQLFDDVDFTRFLITTSFDNPNLGPTKYLLFDNLPLIINAHKLFGVLSNSLNPRMGNIHGIRITTTTTSKLALVECTSIDTAMSLKASFNHLELVPGNILYVAFAKVDDVQNIGQQRVQPQHSQQLPSPAQPLPQLQQQQQQQPMPLPQLSPNHNTNHNHNHNHNHNQQPQLVQHSLPDKSEKPDPTDILSIQQNLMNSIGK from the coding sequence ATGAACACTGGAAGTTCCCAAGATTCAATACCAATTGACAATATTTCGTTGGGTTTGTCAACGTCACCATTGAATACTATATCCAGTGGTGGTAGTGATTCAACCATTGGTCATTTGAATACGCCACCAACATCTAGAGCTAGATCAGGatctttattttcaatttggaaTGAACCCAGTGTcaatcataataataatgttaGTCATAGTCATGAAATGGCCACAAGCACTTCAAGAAATCGTTCTTATACCACCACTGCTGCCCTTCCTAGTATTACTATCGATTCATTTTCGGAATCATTACAGAAATCATCTGCTCCTCGAGTGTCAACATCTCCATTTATTTCGGTTCCAAATAATGACATGATAATATTGGATAATTTTCAAACTAATCTTCCTCGATTACGTTCACAAACCATATCTGGTACTCCAATAAGTTCTCAAAGCACATTGCCACACCCTTCAGAGTCTTTGAATGCCCCTCATCATTTCCCTCAAGTGTTTGAAACCGTGTCACTGAATCCATCGTCGGCTTCTATATTACCATATAATCAACTGCCGCAATTgtttgatgatgttgatttcACTCGTTTTTTGATTACAACAAGTTTTGATAATCCAAACTTGGGTCCCACAAAATACTTGTTGTTCGATAACTTGccattaattattaatgcTCACAAACTATTTGGAGTactttcaaattcattgaatCCAAGGATGGGTAATATTCATGGAATTAgaattactactactaccacttCAAAATTAGCATTGGTTGAATGTACAAGTATTGACACTGCCATGTCATTGAAAGCTAGTTTTAATCATTTAGAATTAGTACCAGGAAATATCTTATATGTTGCATTTGCCAAAGTCGATGATGTACAAAATATTGGTCAACAACGAGTTCAACCACAACATTCACAGCAATTACCTTCGCCTGCTCAACCATTACcacaattacaacaacaacaacaacaacaaccaatgCCGTTACCACAATTATCTCCCAATCACAATACGAACCATAACCACAACCAtaaccacaaccacaaccaacAGCCACAACTTGTGCAACACAGCTTACCGGATAAGTCGGAAAAACCTGATCCAACTGatattttatcaatacAACAGAATCTCATGAATTCAATTGGCAAA
- a CDS encoding cleavage polyadenylation factor subunit (Puttaive pre-mRNA polyadenylation factor; heterozygous null mutant exhibits hypersensitivity to parnafungin and cordycepin in the C. albicans fitness test), producing the protein MANSDDDDAFLYSDEEQEVEKQGPKVKRVKFADEESNKEEDKTNEKEQQQQKQEASNSESGSGSGSESDSGSESDDDIDIIIRDTQPTKSKSSGTTIIGNEALSEMTDPEESTSSSSTTAAAGTTTINKRQSSSTINLESVPRYQQEEDGEGDGTLITQLDIETLKLKPWRAPGVDVSDYFNYGFDEFTWLAYCHKQDKLRGEFNPQKVMENIMKGPGGAVGANGTNGINLGDKTGQQQQQQQQQQQQQQQQQPPQPPMGMMMPPPGFMANMPMPPMGSMPPMPNMANMPNMANMPNMANMPPPPPGFNGQFPAPYNIPHTMNQKQ; encoded by the coding sequence atgGCCAATtcagatgatgatgatgctTTTCTTTATTCAGATGAAGAGcaagaagttgaaaaaCAAGGACCAAAAGTTAAAAGAGTAAAGTTTGCTGATGAAGAAAGCAACAAGGAGGAAGATAAAACTAATGAAAAagagcaacaacaacagaaacaaGAAGCATCAAATTCTGAATCAGGTTCAGGTTCAGGTTCAGAATCAGATTCCGGTTCAGAATCAGATGATGATATAGATATTATAATAAGAGATACCCaaccaacaaaatcaaaatctaGTGGTACAACCATCATTGGGAACGAGGCATTATCTGAGATGACAGATCCTGAAGAATCAACATCATCGTCGTCgacaacagcagcagcaggaacaacaacaatcaacaagAGACAATCTAGCTCAACTATTAATCTTGAATCGGTGCCTCGAtatcaacaagaagaagatggaGAAGGAGATGGCACGTTGATAACTCAATTAGATATTGAAACATTAAAACTTAAACCATGGAGAGCACCTGGTGTTGATGTATCtgattatttcaattatggatttgatgaatttacATGGTTGGCTTATTGTCATAAACAAGATAAATTAAGAGGTGAATTCAATCCTCAAAAAGTGATGGAAAATATTATGAAAGGTCCCGGTGGTGCTGTGGGTGCTAATGGTACTAATGGTATTAATTTGGGTGACAAAACAGgacaacagcaacagcagcagcaacaacaacaacaacaacaacaacaacaacagccaccacaaccaccTATGGGTATGATGATGCCACCTCCAGGATTCATGGCTAATATGCCGATGCCACCAATGGGATCTATGCCACCAATGCCTAATATGGCCAACATGCCAAATATGGCCAACATGCCAAATATGGCTAATATGCCTCCGCCACCTCCAGGGTTTAATGGTCAGTTCCCTGCACCTTATAATATCCCTCATACTATGAATCAAAagcaataa